The Candidatus Binataceae bacterium DNA segment GTGCGGCGCGCCGCGCGGGGCCTTAGTTCTCGACGTTGACCTTGATTTTGGTCGGCTTGGCCTCTGGCTTCTTGGCCACCGCCACCTCGAGCACGCCGTCGCGATAGGTCGCCTTGATCGCATCGGCGCTCGCGTCCTCAGGCATCGTGAACGCCCGGCGGATCGTTCCGTAGCTGCGCTCCGCCAGATGAATCTCGGCCTCCTTCGACCACTCCGGACGCTTGCGCTCGGTCTCGATCACCAAGCTGCCGTCCTCGACCTGGACATTGACCGAATCGGCCTTGATGCCCGGCATGTCGAAGTAGAAATGATATCCCTCGCTATCCTCGACCACGTCGGCGCGCGGCGTCACATGGGTTTGAGCCACCCGTCCCGTTTCACCGAGCAGACCCGTTTCGTTGAACAGCCGGTTGAGCCTGTTCATCCGGTCGTACAGCCATCCGTTCGCGTAGCCGTTTCCCAGTACCACTTCCATTGTGCAAATCCTTCCGACCGCAGTTATGCCGGTCGCATTTGATTTTTGCTGCGCACGCCGG contains these protein-coding regions:
- a CDS encoding Hsp20/alpha crystallin family protein codes for the protein MEVVLGNGYANGWLYDRMNRLNRLFNETGLLGETGRVAQTHVTPRADVVEDSEGYHFYFDMPGIKADSVNVQVEDGSLVIETERKRPEWSKEAEIHLAERSYGTIRRAFTMPEDASADAIKATYRDGVLEVAVAKKPEAKPTKIKVNVEN